Sequence from the Terriglobales bacterium genome:
GCTACTTCCAGTACGAGCTCGCGCTCGCCGACATCCGCTCCGTCCAGGTCCTGCGCGACATCCTGAAGCTCGAAACGCCCGGCGGCTACGTCACCCTCAAGCTCGGCAAAGTGGCTCGCGCCTGGGCCGCCTTCATCCAGGCGAACCGCTAGCGCCACGTCGCCGGCGAGGCTTACACTGACCCTTCATCACCGCCGAGGCGTCGAGGCCGCCGACGATCAAGACTCAAAACCTCGGCGCACTCTGCGCCTCGGCGTTGAAACCTTCTGATCGCACCACCACGGACTCTTATGAAGAACAGAATGTCGCTACCGCTCGCCGACGTCGACCCTGAGATCGCGCAGGCCATTGCCAACGAAGAGCGCCGCCAGCACGAAGGCCTGGAGCTGATCGCCAGCGAGAACTTCGTCTCCGAAGCCGTGCTCGAGGCCGCCGGCTCGGTCTTCACCAACAAGTACGCCGAGGGCTATCCCGGCAAGCGCTACTACGGCGGCTGCGAGTTCACTGACGTGGTGGAGAACCTGGCGCGCGACCGCGCCAAGCAGCTCTTCGGCGCCGAGCACGCCAACGTGCAGCCGCACTCCGGCTCCACCGCCAACATGGGCGCCTATTACGCCGTGCTGCAGAACGGCGACGCCATCCTCGGGCTCAACCTCGCCCACGGCGGGCACCTCACGCACGGCCATCACCTGAACTTCTCCGGCAAGACCTACCAGGTCATCCCGTACGGCGTGACCAAGGAGACCGAGACCATCGACTACGACGCGCTCGAGAAGCTCGCCGAGGAGCACAAGCCGAAGCTCATCGTGGGCGGCGGCTCCGCGTATCCGCGCCTCATCGACTTCGCGCGCATGCGGCAGATCGCCGACAAGGTCGGCGCGCTCTACATGGTCGACATGGCGCACTTCGCAGGCCTGGTCGCCGGCGGCGTGCATCCCTCGCCGGTGCCGCACGCGCACATCGTCACTACCACCACGCACAAGACGCTGCGCGGCCCGCGCGCCGGCATGATCCTCTCCGTCAAGACCATCGACCGCGGCGGCGACAAGCCGTTCGACCTCGCCGCTGCGATCGACAAGACGGTTTTCCCCGGCATCCAGGGCGGGCCGCTGGTGCACATCATCGCGGCCAAGGCGGTGTGCTTCCAGGAAGCCATGCAGCCGAGCTTCCAGGACTACGCGCGCCAGATCGTCGCGAACGCCAAGGTGCTGGCGCAGACGCTCGCCGGCGAAGGCTTCCGCATCATCTCCGGCGGCACCGACACGCACCTCATGCTGGTCGACGTCTTCGCCAAGGGCATGCTCGGCTCCGAAGCCGAGAAGGCGCTGGGCGAGGCCGGCATCACGGTCAACAAGAACGCGATCCCGTTCGACGTGAATCCGCCGA
This genomic interval carries:
- the glyA gene encoding serine hydroxymethyltransferase, whose protein sequence is MKNRMSLPLADVDPEIAQAIANEERRQHEGLELIASENFVSEAVLEAAGSVFTNKYAEGYPGKRYYGGCEFTDVVENLARDRAKQLFGAEHANVQPHSGSTANMGAYYAVLQNGDAILGLNLAHGGHLTHGHHLNFSGKTYQVIPYGVTKETETIDYDALEKLAEEHKPKLIVGGGSAYPRLIDFARMRQIADKVGALYMVDMAHFAGLVAGGVHPSPVPHAHIVTTTTHKTLRGPRAGMILSVKTIDRGGDKPFDLAAAIDKTVFPGIQGGPLVHIIAAKAVCFQEAMQPSFQDYARQIVANAKVLAQTLAGEGFRIISGGTDTHLMLVDVFAKGMLGSEAEKALGEAGITVNKNAIPFDVNPPMKPSGIRIGTPAITTRGMKEAEMKQVGRWIAEALHHRTDAAALTRIRKQVLELCEQ